One genomic window of Thalassolituus hydrocarboniclasticus includes the following:
- a CDS encoding YacL family protein: MDYRFFYNERQLPCARLSMDHEAFGLWLTDELGADTEQLSRLLQAVSSLEQGQQTEFQWQGRDFLLRLTRDDAEVIALVLLQDHSLEELEGEDLEFYDAESFAACGLDDFKELLSEWQEFLLD, from the coding sequence ATGGATTACCGTTTTTTCTACAATGAACGCCAGCTGCCCTGCGCACGCCTGTCGATGGACCACGAAGCCTTTGGCCTCTGGCTCACCGACGAACTGGGTGCCGATACCGAGCAGCTGAGCCGTCTGTTGCAGGCTGTCAGCAGTCTGGAACAGGGCCAACAGACTGAATTTCAGTGGCAGGGGCGCGACTTCTTACTGCGCCTGACCCGTGACGACGCCGAGGTAATTGCTTTAGTGCTGCTGCAGGATCACTCGCTGGAAGAACTGGAAGGCGAAGATCTGGAGTTTTACGACGCCGAATCCTTTGCCGCCTGTGGCCTCGACGACTTTAAAGAACTGCTCAGCGAATGGCAGGAGTTCCTGCTCGACTGA
- the zigA gene encoding zinc metallochaperone GTPase ZigA — protein sequence MNAPASSPERATPAMADTRLPVTVLSGFLGAGKTTLLNHILHNRDNRRVAVIVNDMSEVNIDAAFVKDEVELKRGEEKLVEMSNGCICCTLREDLLIEVRQLAEAGRFDYLVIESTGIAEPLPVAETFTFADEDGVSLSDIARLDTMVTVVDAVNFLQDFDAARSLQESGESLGEDDQRSVSDLLIDQIEFCDKLLISKTDLVSAEQLQRLQAILHSLNPRAEQIPMVKGNAPLDKVLSTGSFDFDQAAQAPGWLQELRGEHHPETEEYGIGSFVYRARKPFHPQKFWDFLHQNWPDGKLLRSKGYFWLASRPQFAGQWSQAGGIAHHGFAGMFWKAVPDERWPQDEESLAYIREKWVEPFGDMRQELVFIGQGLNQQDVHQQLDACLLNDDELLAGQELWQQLPDPFPVWE from the coding sequence ATGAACGCTCCTGCAAGCAGCCCTGAAAGGGCAACTCCGGCGATGGCCGATACCCGCCTGCCGGTTACCGTGCTGTCTGGCTTTCTCGGTGCCGGTAAAACCACCCTGCTCAATCATATTCTGCATAACCGCGATAACCGTCGGGTGGCGGTGATTGTGAATGATATGAGCGAGGTGAATATCGATGCTGCCTTCGTAAAAGACGAAGTTGAGCTGAAGCGCGGTGAAGAAAAACTGGTGGAAATGAGCAACGGCTGCATTTGCTGCACCCTGCGCGAAGACCTGTTAATTGAGGTACGCCAACTGGCGGAAGCCGGGCGCTTTGATTATCTGGTGATTGAATCCACCGGCATCGCCGAGCCGCTGCCGGTGGCTGAAACCTTTACCTTCGCCGATGAAGATGGCGTCAGCCTGTCGGATATTGCCCGTCTGGATACGATGGTCACGGTGGTGGATGCGGTGAATTTTCTGCAGGATTTTGACGCTGCCCGTTCCTTGCAGGAAAGCGGTGAATCCTTGGGTGAGGACGACCAGCGCAGTGTCAGCGACCTGCTGATTGATCAGATTGAATTCTGCGACAAGCTGTTGATCAGCAAAACCGATCTGGTCAGCGCGGAGCAGCTGCAGCGCCTGCAGGCCATTCTGCACAGCCTGAATCCACGCGCTGAACAGATCCCGATGGTTAAAGGCAATGCGCCGCTGGATAAAGTACTGAGCACCGGCAGTTTTGATTTTGATCAGGCCGCTCAGGCACCGGGCTGGCTGCAGGAATTACGCGGCGAGCATCATCCGGAAACCGAGGAATACGGTATCGGCAGTTTTGTGTACCGTGCGCGCAAACCCTTTCATCCGCAAAAATTCTGGGATTTTCTGCATCAGAACTGGCCAGACGGCAAGCTGCTGCGCTCCAAAGGCTATTTCTGGCTGGCCAGCCGCCCGCAATTTGCCGGTCAATGGAGTCAGGCTGGCGGAATTGCCCACCATGGTTTTGCCGGCATGTTCTGGAAAGCCGTACCCGATGAGCGCTGGCCACAGGATGAAGAATCCCTCGCCTATATCCGCGAAAAATGGGTGGAGCCTTTTGGTGATATGCGCCAGGAGCTGGTGTTTATTGGTCAGGGCCTCAACCAACAGGACGTCCACCAGCAGCTGGACGCCTGCCTGCTGAACGACGACGAACTGCTGGCCGGGCAAGAGCTCTGGCAACAACTGCCCGACCCATTCCCGGTCTGGGAGTAA
- a CDS encoding helix-hairpin-helix domain-containing protein: MKFSESEKEALLAVKGVGPTVIKRFEEIGISSLVELAAYNAEDIAERVAQMLRTTCWKNSPQAKAAINAAIERAKAGL, encoded by the coding sequence ATGAAATTTTCTGAATCTGAAAAAGAAGCCCTGCTGGCAGTAAAAGGCGTCGGCCCAACCGTGATCAAACGCTTTGAGGAAATTGGTATCAGTTCGCTGGTTGAGCTGGCCGCTTACAACGCTGAAGATATCGCCGAGAGAGTAGCTCAGATGCTGAGAACCACCTGCTGGAAAAACAGCCCACAAGCGAAAGCGGCGATCAATGCCGCGATTGAACGGGCCAAAGCCGGTTTATAA
- a CDS encoding N-acetyltransferase: protein MIRPAAGIRLNTTTSPATLPPPGADTQTARSDIDAILTVWLDASVKAHDFIEPSFWQSQLDNMRDVYLPNSDVWVFELNAQAVGFYALHNNTLAAIFVAPQHQGRGIGKQLLNHAKQQRNELHLTVYKANEPSCRFYRSQGFTLVREQTDSHTGHTELLLHFTA, encoded by the coding sequence ATGATCAGACCCGCTGCCGGTATCCGTCTGAATACCACAACCTCCCCCGCTACGCTGCCCCCACCCGGCGCAGACACACAGACTGCCCGCAGTGATATCGACGCAATACTGACAGTCTGGCTGGATGCGTCCGTTAAAGCCCATGATTTTATTGAGCCATCATTCTGGCAGTCTCAGCTGGATAATATGCGCGATGTGTATTTACCCAACTCCGATGTCTGGGTATTTGAGCTGAATGCACAGGCTGTCGGTTTTTATGCTCTGCATAACAACACGCTGGCTGCCATCTTTGTTGCTCCGCAGCATCAGGGTCGGGGCATTGGTAAACAATTATTAAATCACGCCAAACAGCAGCGCAATGAGCTGCATCTTACGGTATATAAAGCCAACGAACCCAGCTGTCGTTTTTACCGGAGTCAGGGCTTTACACTGGTCCGGGAACAAACCGACAGTCATACCGGACACACTGAATTACTGCTGCACTTTACGGCGTAA
- a CDS encoding class I SAM-dependent methyltransferase: protein MKDSKTFWDNSAQRYAKSRIQDEAAYRKKLDITEKYLQPDWSVLEFGCGTGSTAMVHAPYVKEVLATDISDNMLAIAAQKAKDAGIGNIRFQQGTLESINPPSASFDAVLGLNILHLLEDPDSAIAISYKALKPGGVFITSTALVKEMNPFVRMLIPLMQMLSLAPFVHRFNKTELVEKLNQAGFSIDHLWQPAAQSVFIVARK, encoded by the coding sequence ATGAAGGATTCAAAGACATTCTGGGATAACAGTGCACAGCGCTATGCCAAAAGCCGGATTCAGGATGAAGCGGCCTACCGTAAGAAGCTGGATATCACCGAAAAATATCTGCAACCCGACTGGTCGGTGCTGGAGTTTGGCTGCGGTACCGGCAGCACCGCGATGGTTCATGCGCCGTATGTTAAAGAGGTTCTGGCAACGGATATTTCCGACAATATGCTGGCCATTGCGGCACAAAAAGCCAAAGACGCGGGCATCGGTAATATCCGTTTTCAGCAGGGAACGCTGGAAAGTATTAATCCACCATCGGCCAGCTTTGACGCCGTGCTGGGGCTGAATATCCTGCACCTGCTGGAAGATCCGGATTCCGCCATCGCTATCAGTTATAAGGCGTTAAAGCCAGGCGGTGTATTTATTACCAGCACAGCGCTGGTGAAGGAAATGAACCCCTTCGTGCGTATGCTGATTCCGCTGATGCAGATGCTGAGTCTGGCGCCCTTTGTACATCGTTTTAATAAAACGGAGTTAGTGGAAAAACTGAATCAGGCAGGCTTCAGTATCGATCATCTCTGGCAACCGGCAGCACAGTCTGTGTTTATTGTTGCCAGAAAATAA
- a CDS encoding phosphatase PAP2 family protein has translation MAFVKQHIDWILFILLAAVFIAFPQIDLSVSRWFYDAEQGRWPLANHPISESVYALFRYVPYVLVPVLLIAVALTFVKGGIAQAQRKAWVFILVSLLAGPGILVHTVFKEGFERARPKQVQEFGGHSGFTPAFVISDQCAKKCKSFVSGHAAMGFWLMAFAWVFRRRSWFWAGMAVGIVVSAGRIVQGGHFLSDTIFAGFVCYFTYRLMSYWILGYSRIQDDKKA, from the coding sequence ATGGCTTTTGTAAAACAGCACATAGATTGGATTTTATTTATTCTTCTGGCCGCAGTGTTTATCGCGTTTCCGCAGATTGATCTGAGCGTCAGCCGCTGGTTTTACGACGCAGAACAAGGCCGCTGGCCGCTGGCCAACCACCCGATCAGCGAGTCGGTGTATGCGTTATTCCGTTATGTTCCCTATGTGCTGGTGCCGGTTTTACTGATTGCCGTGGCGCTGACCTTTGTAAAAGGCGGCATTGCGCAGGCGCAGCGTAAAGCCTGGGTATTTATTCTGGTGTCGTTGCTGGCGGGCCCCGGCATTCTGGTGCATACCGTATTTAAAGAAGGTTTTGAGCGGGCGCGGCCAAAGCAGGTGCAGGAATTTGGTGGCCACAGTGGTTTTACACCGGCCTTTGTGATTTCAGACCAGTGTGCAAAAAAATGTAAATCTTTCGTTAGCGGACATGCGGCGATGGGGTTCTGGCTGATGGCGTTCGCCTGGGTTTTCCGTCGCCGCAGCTGGTTCTGGGCTGGTATGGCGGTGGGAATTGTGGTCAGCGCCGGACGTATTGTGCAGGGCGGACACTTTTTAAGTGATACGATTTTTGCCGGTTTTGTCTGCTATTTTACCTACCGGCTGATGAGCTACTGGATTCTGGGTTACAGCCGGATTCAGGACGATAAAAAAGCCTGA
- the rnt gene encoding ribonuclease T, which produces MAQRFRGFLPVVVDVETGGFDAETDALLEIAMVTLRMDEDGYLHPNETLSANIHPFDGANLQQEALDFTGIDPFDPERDAEFEIDALTAMFQTVRREIKANGCNRAVLVGHNAHFDHGFLRAAVARNDIKRDPFHPFSSFDTASIAALALGHTVLAKSCKMAGIDFDNSAAHSAAYDTYKTAELFCFIINRYKDLGGWPLAGADLSDDND; this is translated from the coding sequence ATGGCACAGCGCTTCCGCGGATTTTTACCCGTGGTTGTCGATGTTGAAACCGGCGGCTTCGATGCCGAAACCGACGCCTTGCTGGAAATCGCCATGGTCACACTGCGCATGGATGAGGATGGCTATCTGCATCCGAATGAAACCCTGAGCGCCAATATTCACCCCTTTGATGGCGCCAACCTGCAGCAGGAAGCCCTCGATTTTACCGGCATCGATCCGTTCGACCCCGAGCGCGATGCCGAATTTGAGATCGACGCCCTGACCGCCATGTTCCAGACCGTACGCCGTGAGATCAAAGCCAACGGCTGCAACCGCGCCGTGCTGGTCGGCCATAACGCCCACTTCGATCATGGTTTTCTGCGTGCCGCGGTTGCCCGCAACGATATCAAGCGCGATCCGTTCCACCCGTTTTCGTCGTTCGATACCGCCTCCATTGCCGCGCTGGCCCTCGGTCATACCGTGCTGGCCAAGTCGTGCAAAATGGCCGGTATCGATTTTGACAACAGTGCTGCGCATAGTGCCGCTTACGACACCTACAAAACCGCCGAACTGTTCTGCTTTATTATCAATCGTTACAAAGATCTGGGCGGCTGGCCGCTGGCTGGCGCCGACCTGAGTGACGACAACGACTGA
- the pyrC gene encoding dihydroorotase: MTDRLTITRPDDWHLHVRDGAVLQHTVPATARVMGRAIIMPNLQPPVMNAEQALEYRDRILSRVPQGLNFNPLMVLYLTDNTTPEMIAEAKAAGNIVAVKLYPAGATTNSASGVTDLGKLDDIAAALAENGMPLLVHGEVTQNHIDIFDREKEFLDTILAPLVSRHPTLKVVVEHITTKDAAEFVQSQGENVAATITVQHLAYNRNHMLVGGIKPHFYCLPILKRNIHQQALQDVVASGNSKFFLGTDSAPHAKGAKENACGCAGCFTAYAAIELYAEIFEDLGALDKLEGFASHYGPDFYGLARNSDEITLIKQDWQAPAELPFGKDVIVPLRAGETLRWKLEY; the protein is encoded by the coding sequence ATGACTGACCGTTTGACCATTACCCGCCCCGACGACTGGCACCTGCACGTACGCGATGGCGCCGTGCTGCAACATACAGTGCCTGCCACCGCCCGGGTGATGGGCCGCGCCATCATCATGCCCAACCTGCAGCCACCGGTAATGAATGCCGAACAGGCGCTGGAATACCGCGACCGTATTCTGTCGCGCGTGCCGCAGGGCCTGAACTTCAACCCGCTGATGGTGCTGTACTTAACCGACAATACCACCCCGGAAATGATTGCTGAAGCCAAGGCAGCCGGTAACATTGTAGCCGTTAAGCTGTATCCGGCCGGAGCGACCACTAACTCCGCTTCCGGTGTTACCGATCTAGGCAAGCTCGATGATATCGCCGCTGCACTGGCCGAAAACGGCATGCCGCTGCTGGTGCATGGTGAAGTCACCCAGAACCACATCGACATCTTTGACCGCGAAAAAGAATTCCTCGACACCATTCTGGCACCGCTGGTCAGCCGTCATCCAACCCTGAAAGTAGTGGTCGAGCACATCACCACCAAAGACGCTGCCGAGTTTGTACAAAGCCAGGGCGAAAACGTTGCCGCCACCATCACCGTGCAGCATCTGGCCTACAACCGTAACCACATGCTGGTTGGCGGAATTAAGCCGCACTTCTACTGCCTGCCGATTCTGAAGCGCAATATCCACCAGCAGGCGCTGCAGGATGTGGTCGCCAGCGGCAACAGCAAATTCTTCCTCGGCACCGACAGTGCGCCACACGCCAAAGGCGCCAAAGAAAACGCCTGTGGTTGTGCCGGCTGTTTTACCGCCTACGCCGCCATTGAGCTGTATGCCGAAATCTTCGAAGACCTCGGCGCGCTGGATAAGCTGGAAGGCTTTGCCAGCCATTACGGCCCGGACTTCTACGGTCTGGCGCGTAACAGCGACGAAATTACCCTGATCAAACAAGACTGGCAGGCGCCGGCCGAACTGCCGTTTGGCAAAGATGTTATTGTGCCGCTGCGTGCCGGCGAAACCCTGCGCTGGAAACTGGAGTACTGA
- a CDS encoding tetratricopeptide repeat protein, giving the protein MSDTPNTALEITQIITGFLSENMVSLLFLVLLIICRDAISDFISRLTSFSFRNGDSEIGMNAVAPINGSDEKVVKLSNADEKPIDHDEETEKEEKAKEEGWFSEMHTAFENGDLDAAEKVFKKYALEEKDEVKLEENKAIYLFFKFEKGKDNAAILELEELARTAKTEESKLNSLTWLSFCLSDSMQYNKEVQIWEKAANEFKSEPLITEAKVNLAHAMNKDNDPVQARELLISRLLKVEEENQKAKIYEALSKIEESLGNKTISIYCKDKSLEFDPNNRDELFNSAYAASNEDIDDISISNYLRLIRIDSENSTALNNLGVRAQEAGLKIKAIDNYKKAASYENTLAMANQGYLLLDAGFTEEAEEIAKKALESDDTHKNVYRLITAINEKKEEQREKWEKLSKKSLSRQKLIRSYIEQYYLGNPKELEGEWFVKGVTQTKVVVSNHKLEASWEEPASALGVSKYSVKLIGSVSGSSFSGQYTKKLIGDSPNTLLGLAGNTSNTCIGFVSDGGSKLTLMASKVNDDFSLFLSRKNA; this is encoded by the coding sequence ATGTCTGACACACCAAATACCGCACTAGAAATAACGCAGATAATAACTGGATTTTTATCTGAAAATATGGTCAGCCTTTTGTTTTTAGTGCTATTAATAATTTGCAGAGATGCTATCTCTGATTTTATTTCTAGGCTAACTTCTTTTTCTTTCAGGAACGGCGATTCCGAGATTGGGATGAACGCTGTCGCGCCAATAAATGGAAGCGACGAGAAAGTAGTTAAGTTATCGAATGCTGATGAAAAGCCGATAGACCATGATGAAGAGACGGAAAAAGAAGAAAAGGCCAAGGAGGAAGGCTGGTTTTCAGAGATGCACACTGCATTTGAAAATGGGGATTTAGACGCAGCCGAAAAGGTTTTTAAAAAGTATGCATTGGAAGAAAAAGATGAAGTTAAGTTAGAGGAAAATAAGGCGATTTATCTTTTCTTTAAGTTTGAGAAAGGTAAGGACAACGCGGCAATTCTTGAGCTAGAAGAGTTGGCGCGTACAGCAAAGACCGAGGAATCAAAGCTAAATAGCTTAACATGGCTTTCATTCTGTTTAAGTGACAGTATGCAATACAATAAGGAAGTCCAGATTTGGGAAAAAGCAGCAAACGAATTTAAATCAGAGCCTTTGATTACAGAAGCTAAAGTAAACTTAGCCCATGCAATGAATAAAGATAATGATCCAGTTCAAGCACGAGAGTTATTAATTAGTCGTTTGTTAAAGGTTGAAGAGGAAAATCAAAAGGCAAAAATTTATGAAGCCCTTTCTAAAATTGAAGAATCTCTAGGTAACAAAACCATTTCTATCTATTGCAAAGATAAATCTTTGGAATTTGATCCCAATAATCGAGACGAGTTATTTAATTCTGCTTATGCAGCAAGCAATGAAGATATCGATGATATATCAATAAGCAACTACCTAAGACTAATTAGAATTGATAGTGAAAATTCTACAGCATTAAACAATCTGGGTGTGCGTGCTCAAGAAGCTGGCTTGAAAATTAAAGCTATTGATAACTATAAGAAAGCTGCCAGTTATGAAAATACTTTAGCAATGGCCAATCAAGGGTATTTGCTATTAGATGCAGGTTTTACCGAAGAGGCAGAAGAAATTGCCAAAAAGGCATTAGAGTCAGATGATACGCATAAAAATGTATATAGATTAATCACTGCCATTAATGAAAAGAAAGAAGAGCAGAGAGAAAAGTGGGAAAAATTGAGTAAAAAATCACTCAGCCGTCAGAAACTAATTCGTTCTTATATTGAGCAATATTATCTGGGTAATCCTAAAGAGCTTGAGGGAGAATGGTTTGTTAAGGGCGTAACTCAGACAAAAGTTGTAGTAAGTAACCATAAGTTAGAGGCGTCTTGGGAAGAGCCAGCTTCAGCGCTTGGAGTAAGCAAGTATTCTGTTAAGTTGATTGGCAGCGTTTCTGGCTCTTCATTCTCGGGCCAATATACAAAAAAATTGATTGGAGATAGCCCAAATACCCTGCTTGGATTGGCTGGAAACACCAGCAATACATGCATAGGTTTTGTTTCTGATGGCGGAAGTAAATTAACTTTGATGGCGTCAAAGGTAAATGATGATTTTTCATTGTTTCTATCAAGAAAAAATGCCTAA
- a CDS encoding flagellar protein MotY, with protein MHKLIALSCMLLSAFCQADAALDYGGDIETTDWSVSGSVFECRFEQTLAGYGRAVFYHEAGEDVTFQLETLKNLMSYSQAQVSILPPPWQPGAKSENLGVARIVKDTPNLSLDATRTNQFLHALLEGKWPAISHKTYYDKNRFVKVHLSAVSFPQFYQDYLECVKQLLPVNYRQVARSKVLFASGEDQIDATDIKVLDRIIFYIKNDPRIFAVYLDGHSDNIGRRYDNRQTSKARVEDVERYFIKQGIDPEMVTTRFHGDRYPVASNKTAAGRAENRRVTIRIEQREDMPIPDNLLFKPKVRTQTTASGD; from the coding sequence ATGCACAAACTAATAGCCTTAAGCTGCATGTTGCTCAGCGCTTTCTGCCAGGCGGATGCGGCGCTGGACTACGGCGGTGACATTGAAACCACCGACTGGTCGGTCAGTGGTTCGGTATTTGAGTGCCGTTTTGAGCAGACGCTGGCCGGTTATGGCCGCGCGGTGTTCTATCACGAGGCCGGCGAAGACGTTACCTTTCAGCTCGAAACCCTGAAGAACCTGATGTCGTACAGTCAGGCACAGGTCAGTATTTTGCCGCCGCCCTGGCAGCCGGGGGCCAAAAGCGAAAATCTGGGTGTGGCGCGGATTGTAAAAGACACGCCGAACCTGAGCCTGGATGCTACCCGCACCAATCAGTTTTTACATGCATTGCTGGAAGGTAAATGGCCGGCCATCAGCCATAAAACCTATTACGACAAAAACCGCTTTGTAAAAGTGCATCTGTCGGCGGTGTCGTTCCCGCAGTTTTATCAGGATTATCTGGAGTGTGTGAAGCAGCTGTTACCGGTAAATTACCGGCAGGTGGCACGCTCGAAGGTGCTGTTTGCCAGTGGTGAAGATCAGATTGACGCCACCGATATCAAAGTGCTCGATCGCATTATTTTCTATATCAAAAACGATCCGCGCATTTTTGCGGTGTATCTGGATGGCCATTCCGACAACATTGGCCGCCGTTACGATAACCGCCAGACCTCGAAGGCACGGGTTGAAGATGTGGAGCGTTACTTTATCAAGCAGGGCATCGATCCTGAGATGGTGACCACCCGTTTTCATGGTGACCGTTATCCGGTTGCCAGCAATAAAACCGCCGCCGGACGCGCCGAAAACCGCCGTGTGACCATCCGCATCGAACAGCGGGAAGATATGCCGATACCGGATAATCTGCTGTTTAAGCCTAAAGTCCGCACCCAGACCACCGCCAGCGGCGACTGA
- the katG gene encoding catalase/peroxidase HPI: MSNSNQGKPAGTCPVMHGGNTTSGNDNMAWWPNALNLDILHQHDSKTNPLGDDFNYAEEFKKLDLEALKSDLKALMTDSKDWWPADWGHYGGLMIRMAWHSAGSYRTTDGRGGSNTGNQRFAPLNSWPDNGNLDKARRLLWPIKKKYGNKISWADLMILAGNMAYESMGFKTFGFAGGREDIWHPEKDTYWGSEKEWLAPSGSEGTRYSGQRDLENPLAAVMMGLIYVNPEGVDGNPDPLKTAQDMRVTFERMAMNDEETVALTAGGHTVGKAHGNGDAANLGPAPEGADVDEQGLGWNNHKGRGIGRDTVTSGIEGAWTSKPTQWDNGYFDLLFKYDWELTKSPAGAHQYQPVNIAAEDMPVDVEDPSIRCMPMMTDADMALKVDPEYRKIAERFRNDQAYFEDVFARAWFKLTHRDLGPKSRYLGADVPAEDLIWQDPVPAVNYTLSDAEVADIKARILASGLSVSELVATAWDSARTFRGSDYRGGANGGRIRLAPQKDWEGNEPARLQKVLKVLESIQAGLSKPVSMADLIVLGGSAAVEKAAKDGGVNIVVPFAAGRGDTTDAMTDAASFEPLEPIHDGFRNWVKKDYTVMPEELMLDRAQLMGLTAVEMTALVGGMRVLGTNHGGSKHGVFTNKEGVLSNDFFVNLTDMAYSWKPTGKNSYNIVERKSGDVKWTATRVDLVFGSNSILRSYAEVYAQDDNKEKFVKDFVKAWVKVMNADRYDLK; encoded by the coding sequence ATGAGTAACAGCAATCAGGGAAAGCCAGCAGGCACCTGCCCGGTCATGCATGGTGGTAACACCACCTCCGGCAACGACAATATGGCCTGGTGGCCCAACGCACTGAATCTCGACATCCTCCATCAGCACGACAGCAAGACCAATCCTCTGGGCGACGATTTCAACTACGCCGAAGAATTCAAAAAGCTCGATCTCGAAGCACTGAAAAGCGACCTGAAAGCCCTGATGACCGACAGCAAGGACTGGTGGCCAGCCGACTGGGGCCATTACGGCGGCCTGATGATCCGCATGGCCTGGCACAGCGCCGGTTCTTACCGCACAACCGATGGCCGTGGTGGTTCCAACACCGGTAACCAGCGTTTTGCACCGCTGAACAGCTGGCCGGATAACGGCAACCTCGACAAAGCCCGTCGTCTGTTATGGCCGATCAAGAAAAAATACGGCAACAAAATTTCCTGGGCCGACCTGATGATTCTTGCCGGCAATATGGCCTATGAATCCATGGGCTTTAAAACCTTTGGTTTTGCCGGTGGCCGTGAAGATATCTGGCACCCGGAAAAAGACACCTACTGGGGTTCAGAAAAAGAATGGCTGGCGCCAAGCGGCAGCGAAGGAACAAGGTACAGCGGTCAGCGTGATTTAGAGAACCCACTCGCCGCCGTGATGATGGGCCTGATCTACGTGAATCCGGAAGGCGTGGACGGCAACCCCGACCCGCTGAAAACCGCTCAGGATATGCGCGTTACCTTCGAGCGTATGGCCATGAACGACGAAGAAACCGTTGCCTTAACCGCCGGTGGCCACACCGTGGGTAAAGCACACGGCAATGGCGATGCTGCCAACCTTGGACCTGCCCCGGAAGGCGCCGACGTTGACGAACAGGGCCTCGGCTGGAACAACCACAAAGGCCGCGGTATTGGCCGCGACACCGTCACCAGCGGTATCGAAGGTGCCTGGACCAGCAAGCCCACCCAGTGGGATAACGGCTACTTCGACCTGCTGTTTAAATACGACTGGGAACTGACCAAAAGCCCGGCCGGTGCGCACCAGTATCAGCCGGTGAACATTGCCGCAGAAGATATGCCAGTGGATGTGGAAGATCCGTCTATCCGCTGCATGCCGATGATGACTGACGCCGATATGGCACTGAAGGTCGATCCGGAATACCGCAAGATAGCCGAGCGTTTCCGTAACGATCAGGCCTACTTCGAAGACGTCTTTGCCCGCGCCTGGTTCAAACTGACCCACCGCGATTTAGGCCCGAAAAGCCGCTATCTCGGCGCCGACGTACCGGCCGAAGACCTGATCTGGCAAGACCCGGTACCGGCGGTGAACTACACGCTGAGCGACGCCGAAGTAGCCGACATTAAAGCCAGAATTCTGGCCTCTGGTCTGAGCGTATCCGAGCTGGTTGCCACCGCCTGGGACAGTGCCCGCACCTTCCGTGGTTCCGATTACCGTGGTGGGGCTAACGGCGGCCGCATCCGCCTGGCGCCGCAAAAAGACTGGGAAGGCAACGAACCTGCGCGCCTGCAGAAAGTACTCAAAGTGCTGGAAAGCATTCAGGCCGGTTTAAGCAAACCCGTCAGCATGGCCGACCTGATTGTACTGGGCGGCAGCGCCGCGGTTGAAAAAGCCGCCAAAGACGGAGGCGTGAATATCGTTGTGCCGTTCGCAGCGGGCCGTGGTGATACCACCGACGCGATGACCGACGCAGCATCCTTTGAACCGCTGGAACCGATCCACGATGGCTTCCGCAACTGGGTGAAAAAAGACTACACAGTAATGCCGGAAGAACTGATGCTCGACCGCGCACAACTGATGGGACTTACCGCCGTAGAAATGACCGCACTGGTCGGCGGTATGCGCGTACTCGGTACCAACCACGGTGGCAGCAAACACGGTGTGTTCACCAATAAAGAAGGCGTATTAAGCAACGACTTCTTTGTGAACCTCACCGACATGGCCTACAGCTGGAAGCCGACGGGTAAAAACTCCTACAACATCGTTGAGCGTAAAAGCGGCGATGTAAAATGGACCGCGACCCGTGTCGACCTGGTGTTTGGTTCTAACTCCATCCTGCGTTCTTACGCCGAGGTGTACGCACAGGACGATAACAAAGAGAAGTTTGTAAAAGACTTTGTTAAAGCCTGGGTGAAGGTCATGAATGCAGATCGTTATGATCTGAAATAA